A stretch of the Xiphophorus couchianus chromosome 15, X_couchianus-1.0, whole genome shotgun sequence genome encodes the following:
- the grem1a gene encoding gremlin-1a, with amino-acid sequence MHSHSGLIFKAVLALLLPRPTSAESDPFQAVNPNESVGCLQPPLSALLTRGAASAAATDEILESSQEALLVTERRYLRTDWCKTQMLKQTIQEEGCLSRTITNRFCYGQCNSFYIPRHTYQDGGVFQASSACRPKTFSTITLTLFCPGQTPSTRRKRVQRVKQCRCVNINTD; translated from the coding sequence ATGCATTCCCATTCGGGGCTGATCTTTAAAGCAGTCCTGGCTCTTCTACTCCCGCGACCGACCAGCGCCGAGTCCGACCCATTTCAAGCCGTCAACCCGAACGAATCGGTCGGGTGCCTCCAGCCTCCTCTCTCCGCGCTTCTCACCCGCGGCGCCGCGTCCGCAGCCGCGACAGATGAGATCCTGGAGTCCAGCCAGGAAGCGCTGCTCGTCACGGAGCGCCGCTACCTGCGGACGGACTGGTGCAAGACGCAGATGCTGAAGCAGACCATCCAGGAGGAGGGCTGCCTGAGCCGCACCATCACCAACCGCTTCTGCTACGGACAGTGCAACTCCTTTTACATCCCGCGGCACACTTACCAGGACGGCGGCGTGTTCCAGGCCTCCTCCGCCTGCAGACCGAAAACGTTCAGCACCATCACCCTCACGCTGTTTTGTCCGGGTCAGACGCCCAGCACGCGGAGGAAGCGGGTCCAGCGCGTGAAGCAGTGCCGCTGCGTAAATATTAACACGGACTGA